The Candida dubliniensis CD36 chromosome 2, complete sequence genome contains a region encoding:
- a CDS encoding acyltransferase, putative, which translates to MSNQDISNSDFDVNILHDPLIDPNVDLKFPLPIDKETYINVDGNVKTLHQSFNLLNSAFRLITGGSKYDKIYSVPEYRYFTNKHSDEFRQKFKNYMNNKLEKDDTKLDEIIYDLINQELSLKLIKANQFKERFQQVKQYMVEYYKQQNEKNLPTFPSHNFIRSAYVTVMTIMQKLFPKGIWVSNQDMSDLYQKYLDDPMSIIFLPSHQSHLDYIIVHLICVRFQMATPSVIAGENLNVAVLGGLLKNLGAIFIPRSFNNEAYTERNLNNVIEFILVNKIPFEVFIEGTRSRDGKLLLPKYGILKSLCSIYLKQRNEEKNSDFNLLFQPISVTYERVYENDAFLKELKGDDKTQESLFGTISVATSAFFVKKEDKVIYDKNGWNDNSERTLTGKIFVKLGESFKISEFVDDQNEVDRALNDGVNLKKLGFRILHEINKNSYIPEVSIVGTTIQAYQYFSGKDTFPISDLIPVLRKVVRTLLNENQDSSVTNSKILEDMAICNDSELTQLIKHQILSFFRYIKVNRKTDFIKIESPIELLYYKNLTIHLIIKRCLVMFILDLLDGCTNCNHRVIGKLFYILIGFLKNEFLFDYDENPRNELSFILNDLVDLQVISRTESSEYHHDSLYKVIDHDYVKFFANLAEPFLESYVVLISNILELTNNLANDYSRKRQQQTHNKIILDDDELKYPTTKGLLKFIIDQSRKKQSFVSLESINKQYLVSDLYYLNNLQLIKIFKNKAKTKAFVQILNIRDLKVLNQFLDQILQKNTQKKTLLTNETNVNYIIDIVDKHFDRDYDDLRLPSKL; encoded by the coding sequence ATGTCAAATCAAGACATTTCCAACTCAGATTTCGATGTCAATATTCTTCATGATCCATTGATAGATCCCAATGTCGATTTGAAATTTCCTCTTCCAATTGACAAGGAAACTTATATCAATGTCGATGGTAATGTGAAAACTTTACATCAATCATTTAATCTTTTAAATCTGGCATTTAGATTAATTACTGGTGGGTCCAAATATGACAAGATTTATTCTGTTCCTGAGTATCGTTATTTCACCAATAAACATTCTGATGAATTTAgacaaaaattcaaaaattatatgaataataaattggaaaaagatGACACCAAATTAGATGAAATAATTTATgatttaatcaatcaagaattgagtttaaaattaattaaggCTAATCAATTCAAAGAAAGATTCCAACAAGTGAAACAATATATGGTTGAATATTATAAACagcaaaatgaaaaaaatttacctACTTTCCCATCTCATAATTTTATTCGATCAGCTTATGTCACAGTAATGACAATAATGCAAAAATTGTTCCCCAAGGGGATTTGGGTATCAAATCAAGATATGTCAGATTTGtatcaaaaatatcttGATGATCCCAtgtcaattatttttttaccGTCACACCAATCCCATTTGGACTACATAATTGTGCATTTGATTTGTGTTCGGTTCCAAATGGCCACTCCATCGGTAATTGCCGGAGAAAACTTGAATGTAGCTGTACTTGGAGGtcttttgaaaaacttgGGGGCGATTTTCATTCCTCGTTCATTCAATAATGAAGCATACACCGAAagaaatttaaataatgttattgaatttatctTGGTTAATAAAATTCCATTTGAAGTGTTTATTGAAGGTACTAGATCAAGAGATgggaaattattattgccCAAATATggtattttgaaatcattatGTTCGATATATTTGAAACAACGTAATGAAGAGAAAAATtctgatttcaatttattgtttcaaCCAATTTCTGTCACTTATGAACGTGTTTATGAAAATGACGCgtttttaaaagaattaaaaggTGATGACAAGACCCAAGAAAGTTTATTTGGAACTATATCGGTGGCAACAAGTGCTTTCTTTGTTAAGAAGGAAGATAAAGTCATTTATGATAAAAACGGGTGGAACGATAACAGTGAAAGAACGTTAACGGGGAAAATTTTCGTCAAATTGGGAGAAAGTTTTAAAATATctgaatttgttgatgatcAAAATGAGGTTGATAGAGCTTTAAACGATGGAGTtaatttaaagaaattaggATTCAGAATTTTACATGAGATCAATAAAAACAGTTATATCCCCGAAGTTTCCATTGTTGGTACTACTATCCAAGCATACCAATATTTTTCTGGTAAAGATACTTTCCCCATTTCTGACTTGATCCCGGTCTTACGAAAAGTGGTTAGAACATTACTCAATGAAAATCAAGACAGTAGTGTCACCAATAGTAAAATATTGGAAGACATGGCAATCTGTAATGATTCTGAATTGACACAATTAATCAAACACCAAATTTTGTCATTTTTCAGATATATTAAAGTCAACCGGAAAACtgatttcatcaaaattgaatctCCAATCGAATTATTATACTATAAGAATTTGACTATTcatttgattattaaaaGATGTTTAGTAATGTTCATTTTGGATTTGTTAGACGGTTGTACCAATTGTAACCATCGAGTAATTGGAAAATTGTTCTATATTCTAATTGGGTTCCTTAAGAATGagtttttatttgattatgatgaaaACCCAAGaaatgaattatcatttatattgaatgatttaGTCGATTTACAAGTTATTTCCAGAACAGAATCATCTGAATACCACCACGATTCATTATACAAGGTCATTGATCATGATTATGTTAAATTTTTCGCTAATTTGGCTGAACCATTCTTGGAATCCTACGTGGTTTTGATTTCTAATATATTGGAATTAACTAATAATTTGGCCAATGATTATTCTCGTAAACGGCAACAACAAACCCATAATAAGATCATtcttgatgatgatgaattgaaatacccaacaacaaaagggttattgaaatttattattgatcaatcaagaaagaaacaactGTTTGTGTCTCTtgaatcaatcaataaacaatatttggtcagtgatttatattatttgaataatttacaattgattaaaatcTTCAAAAATAAAGCTAAAACTAAAGCATTTgttcaaatattgaatattCGGGATTTGAAAgtattaaatcaatttttagatcaaatattacaaaaaaatactcAGAAAAAGACGTTATTAACAAACGAAACCAATGTTAATTACATCATTGACATTGTTGATAAACATTTTGACAGAGACTATGATGATTTGAGATTACCAAGCAAACTTTAG
- a CDS encoding hypothetical transmembrane protein, conserved (spliced gene): MNRGTILNDNKEEEEIPNKWRIFTHCSKLFQFQIVLKNHGSVARDHMANERTFLSWIRTALVFLTFSIGFLQFYRLEIKANTNTLGDSNLSNMIQTLGKPLGAMCTILSGLTITFGTIRYFQVQELLLVDYYPATRFTIIILILINLSILVVLFILNIDISLFVMS, encoded by the exons ATGAACAGAGGAACAATCCTAAATGataacaaagaagaagaggaaatACCTAATAAATGGAGAATTTTCACCCATTGTTCtaaattgtttcaatttcaaatagtTTTAAAAAACCACGGATCAGTTGCTCGAGATCAT ATGGCAAATGAAAGAACATTTCTATCATGGATTAGAACTGCATTAGTATTTTTAACGTTTAGTATTGGATTTTTACAATTTTATCGTTTAGAGATAAAAGCCAACACCAATACATTAGGTGATTCCAATTTACTGAACATGATTCAAACTTTGGGTAAACCACTTGGAGCCATGTGTACCATATTGAGTGGATTGACCATTACATTTGGAACTATTCGATATTTTCAAGTTCAGGAACTATTGcttgttgattattatcCAGCTACCCGATTCACAATCATCATCTTGATACTAATCAATTTAAGCATACTTGTGGTGTTGTTTATTCTAAATATAGATATCTCTCTCTTTGTAATGCTGTAA